The window TGGCCGGTCGCGGGATCACCGTGAGGTGATCGAGGCGATCGCCTTCGAGTCCCAGACCGGCATGCGGTGGATCCACCTGCCGGGGAAGTATGAGCTTCACGTCAGGGGCTACCGCCCCAAGGCCGTTCCCTGCGGCAGCACTGCACGACACCGCCGACGACCAAGACGTGATCATCAGGACCGGCACGGACATACCGTAGACGATCGTCGACCTGCTCAACCTGCTTCGGTCCTGTTCACGGCCAAGGCCGACAAGAGCCGCAAGTCACTAGTGAATGTCATGGACGCGATCCGGGGTGTGCGCGGTCCGGCCTTCGTGATGGTCGCGTCGCTGTATTGGCTATGCGCCAACGCGGGCCAGCGTCTCCAGAGGGCCGACCAGGATCTCGGAGAAGGCGAGTTCGGCGGCTCCGATGAGCACCGCGTCGTCGCCGAGTTCCCCCACTCGCAGCCGCAGGTTCTCGCGGGAGGCTGTGAGGGCAAGGCGGTTGATACGGCTGCGGATCTGGGCGGCCGAGCCGAGGAACACCTCGCGGAGCGTCCCCCCAAAAATGACCGTGCGCGGGTTGAGCACATTGACCAGGTTGGCGACGCCGATGCCGAGCCAGTCGCCGACGTCGCGCAGGGCAGCGCGGGCGGTGATGTCGCCCCGGTCGGCCGCTTCGATGACGGCGCGTACGGCTTCCCGGCCGGTGGCCGACGGGTCGCGCCGCGCGGTCTCCAGCAGGGCGCGCTCCCCGGCCTCGGCTTCGAGGCAGCCGCGCGCCCCGCAGCCACAGGGCCTGCCATTTCGCGGGTTGACGACCATGTGCCCGATCTCGCCGCCGTATCCGCAGTCGCCGCCCAGCAGTTGGCCACCGGTGATGACACCGCCGCCGATGCCGATGTCGCCGTGCAGGTACACGAGGTCCTGGCATCCGGTCCCGGCACCGCGCAGGTGCTCCGCGAGCGCACCGAGACTGGCCTCGTTACCCACCGAGACGGGAAGGCCGAGGCCCAGCCGGCTTCTGAGGTCCTCGCCGAACTCCTCGTCCTCCCAGCCGAGGTAGGGGGCGGCGCGGACGAGGCCGTCGGATCGGCGCACCATCCCGCGGACGGCGGCGGCCACGCCGACGCAGTAGGTGCCGTGCCGTGCCGTGCCCATCATTTCCAGCGCGGAGCCGGCGAGGACCTCGGCCACCTTGCCGGCGTTGCTATGGCCGGGAAGCACGGGGATCTCCCTGTGGTCGAGGAAGACCCCGCCCATGCCGATGCGGGCGGCGGCCAGCCGGTCCACGCCCACGTCGAAGGCGAGGACGTACACCCGGTCGGACTCGGGGCGTACGACCAGGGACGGCCGGCCGGCCCTGCCGGTGTCACGGGGCAGTTCCTCACGGACCAGGCCGGCCGAGCCCAGCTCGCTCACCAGACCCAGGATGGTGCTGCGGTTGAGTCCCATGCGCTCGGCCAGGACGGCTCGCGACATGGATCCGCCGATGTGCACATGACGGAGCAGGGTGCCGAGGTTGTGCCGGCGAATCTCCTCCTGCGAGGGACCGGCTTTCATGGAACCCCAGACCTCATCGTTGTACGGCCCGGCGACGGGACAGCGCATCCACGCCTGCGGCCACCAGCAGAACCGAACCTGTGACAGCGTACTTGACCCCTGAGCTGTACCCCATCAGGCCCATGCCGTTCTGGATGACCGCGACCACCATGCCGCCGAGCACGGCGTCAACGACCCTGCCCCGCCCGCCGAACAGGCTCGTCCCGCCGATCACGGCGGCGCCCACCGCCAGCAGCAGCACGTTGCTGCCACCGGTGTTGGGGTCGACCGAGTTGCCCCGGGACGCGGCGATGATGCCGCCGACCGCGGCCAGGGAGGAGCAGATGACGAACGCGGAGATCCGGATGGTTGCCACGTTGATGCCGGCCCGGCGGGCCGCCTCGGCGTTACCGCCCACTGCGTAGATGTGCAGGCCGAACGAGGTGCGTTGGAGCAGGAACGTACCGGCGACGAGCAGGGCGGCGATGACCGGCACCACGATCGGCACACCCTTGAGCGAGTCGACGATGACGTTGCGGCTGCGCTCCTGGTTGAGCAGGTGGACGGCGATTGCACCGAGGACCGCCAGGCCGCCGATCCTGACCGCGAGCAGGGTGAGTGGAGCGGGGGCGAGCCTGCGCCGCCGGCGGTTCCGGTTCTGCCGAAGCTGGATCGCCGCGTACGCTCCGACACCGACGGCGAGCAGTACCCAACCCAGCGCGGGGGAGAGGTTGTTGTTGGCGACGGCCAGGATCGTCTCGTCCCGGATCGAGATGTTGGTGCCTTCCTTCAGCAGCATCAGCACGATGCCCTGGAACCCCAGGAAGGCGGCCAGTGTGACCACGAATGAGGGGATGCCGACCTTCGCGACCAGCAGGCCGAGCACCAGGCCGATGACCGTGCCGGTGAGGATCGCCGCGCCGGCCGCGCCGTACCAGGGCCATCCGTGGTCGGTGAGCAGGATGGCGAGTACGGCGGCGCAGACCCCGCTGGCGTACCCCGCGGACAGGTCGATCTCGCCGAGGAGGAGGACGAAGACCAGGCCCATGGCAATGGCGATGCTGCCCGCGCCCTGGGTCAGCAGGTTGGCGAAGTTCAGTTCGGACAGGAAGACCGGGCGCAGGGCGGCGAAGAACACGCACAGGACGATCAGGCCGAGTACGGCGGGGAGGGCGCCCAACTCGCCGCCGCGTACCCGATCGACGTAGTTCCGGGCGACCGAGCGCAGACTCGCGGCTCCGGCCGCTCCGTTCTTCTTCGGCGTACCGGGACCGTGCGGCAGTTCCGGCTTCTCGGGGGCGACTGCGGCGGTCATGCGGTGACTCCGTTGCTGTGGGCGAGGCCGAGGTCCCCGCTGCGGCCCGAGGTGATGAGTTCGACTACCTGGGAGTGCGTCACGTCCGACGTGCTGACGTGGGCGGCCATCCGGCCCAGGTAAAGGGCGGCGATCCGGTCGGACACCGCG is drawn from Streptomyces liliifuscus and contains these coding sequences:
- a CDS encoding sugar ABC transporter permease, translating into MTAAVAPEKPELPHGPGTPKKNGAAGAASLRSVARNYVDRVRGGELGALPAVLGLIVLCVFFAALRPVFLSELNFANLLTQGAGSIAIAMGLVFVLLLGEIDLSAGYASGVCAAVLAILLTDHGWPWYGAAGAAILTGTVIGLVLGLLVAKVGIPSFVVTLAAFLGFQGIVLMLLKEGTNISIRDETILAVANNNLSPALGWVLLAVGVGAYAAIQLRQNRNRRRRRLAPAPLTLLAVRIGGLAVLGAIAVHLLNQERSRNVIVDSLKGVPIVVPVIAALLVAGTFLLQRTSFGLHIYAVGGNAEAARRAGINVATIRISAFVICSSLAAVGGIIAASRGNSVDPNTGGSNVLLLAVGAAVIGGTSLFGGRGRVVDAVLGGMVVAVIQNGMGLMGYSSGVKYAVTGSVLLVAAGVDALSRRRAVQR
- a CDS encoding ROK family protein, which encodes MKAGPSQEEIRRHNLGTLLRHVHIGGSMSRAVLAERMGLNRSTILGLVSELGSAGLVREELPRDTGRAGRPSLVVRPESDRVYVLAFDVGVDRLAAARIGMGGVFLDHREIPVLPGHSNAGKVAEVLAGSALEMMGTARHGTYCVGVAAAVRGMVRRSDGLVRAAPYLGWEDEEFGEDLRSRLGLGLPVSVGNEASLGALAEHLRGAGTGCQDLVYLHGDIGIGGGVITGGQLLGGDCGYGGEIGHMVVNPRNGRPCGCGARGCLEAEAGERALLETARRDPSATGREAVRAVIEAADRGDITARAALRDVGDWLGIGVANLVNVLNPRTVIFGGTLREVFLGSAAQIRSRINRLALTASRENLRLRVGELGDDAVLIGAAELAFSEILVGPLETLARVGA